In the genome of Pseudorca crassidens isolate mPseCra1 chromosome 12, mPseCra1.hap1, whole genome shotgun sequence, one region contains:
- the DSG1 gene encoding desmoglein-1 — protein sequence MNWPFFRTAAVLFIFLVVLEVNSEFQIQVRDYNSKNGTIKWRSIRRQKREWIKFAAACREGEDNSKRNPIAKIHSDCAANQQVTYRISGVGIDQPPYGIFVINQKTGEINITSIVDREVTPFFIIYCRAVDSLGQDLERVLELRVRVLDINDNPPVFSMSTFLGQIEENSNANTLVMMLNATDADEPNNLNSKIAFKIVRQEPSDSPMFIINRYTAEIRTMNTFLDREQYGQYSLVVRGSDRDGGADGMAAECECSIKILDVNDNFPYMEQSSYSISIEENVLNSNLLQIRIIDLDEEFSANWMAVIFFISGNEGNWFEIEMNERTNVGTLKVIKALDYEATKNLQLSLGVRNKVEFHQSIKSQYKLTATAVSVTVLNVVEGSVFRPGSKTFVVTSEMGQNYQLGDFIATDLDTGLPSTTVRYEMGSNPAGLIAIGSKTGIIILRNKVTVQQYEILGGKYEGTILSIDDALQKTSTGTIIIKLESDSREDDARSNDNNTSTSTNGLTSSDVTIDTNKNVGTVSANTFGVGRTTAFRPIKQDNVYFGPAGIGLLIMGFLILGLVPLLLMFCDCGGVPGYRASFKPVTECTDGAMHSWAVEGPQPKLVDLTNIGAPQIPPNNADTIECIDNSGVYTNEYHGRKMQDLGGGERTTALELVDGVKTSGQPKICQEYSGTLKSSVRDCREGGLNMNFMESYFCQKAYAYADEDEARPSNDCLLIYDIEGVGSPAGSVGCCSFIGEDLDDSFLDTLGPKFKKLADISLGKGVEPYLDPDPSWPPDSTEPICPLQGTEPIGSGHPHTSPHFGTTTIISESNYPSGPGVQHPIPDPLGYGNVTLTESYTTLGTLKPSVHVQDNRHASNVVVTERVVGPISGASLHGMLEMPDFRDGSNVIMTERVITPGSSLPSTLTIPDPRESSNVVVTERVIQPTSGLVGNLSVHPNLSNTHNVVVTEKVVSGSGMTGISGPAGLGGGSGIGSSGLVGSGAGIGLSSLGGGGGLSSSIGGTSTIGHLRGSSEHHFSNTLGSAPPITARSRITTYSTGQYTK from the exons GTGGTGCTGGAAGTTAACAGTGAATTTCAAATCCAG GTCAGAGATTATAACAGTAAAAATGGCACCATCAAGTGGCGTTCCATCAGGAGGCAAAAACGTGAGTGGATCAAGTTCGCTGCAGCCTGCCGTGAAGGTGAGGACAACTCAAAGAGGAACCCAATCGCCAAA ATTCACTCAGATTGTGCTGCAAACCAGCAAGTTACATACCGCATCTCCGGAGTAGGAATTGATCAACCACCTTACGGAATCTTTGTTATTAAtcaaaaaactggtgaaattaatATAACATCCATAGTTGATCGAGAGGTCACCCCTTTTTTCATC ATCTATTGTCGGGCTGTGGATTCACTGGGTCAAGATTTAGAGAGAGTTCTCGAGCTCAGAGTCAGGGTTTTGGATATAAATGACAACCCTCCGGTATTTTCTATGTCTACGTTTCTAggacaaatagaagaaaattctAATGCCA ATACACTGGTGATGATGCTCAATGCTACTGATGCAGATGAACCAAATAATTTGAACTCAAAAATAGCCTTCAAGATCGTAAGACAAGAACCTTCTGATTCACCAATGTTTATTATCAACAGATACACTGCAGAAATTCGAACAATGAATACTTTTCTGGACAGAGag CAATATGGCCAGTACTCTCTAGTTGTAAGAGGCTCAGACCGCGATGGTGGGGCAGATGGTATGGCAGCAGAGTGTGAATGCAGCATTAAAATCCTCGATGTCAATGATAACTTCCCATACATGGAACAGTCATCA TATTCCATAAGTattgaagaaaatgttctaaattcaAATTTGCTCCAGATTAGAATAATTGATTTGGATGAGGAGTTCTCAGCTAACTGGATGGCAgtcattttctttatctctggAAATGAGGGAAATTGGtttgaaatagaaatgaatgaaagaacaaatgtgGGAACGTTAAAGGTTATTAAG GCCCTAGATTATGAAGCTACGAAGAATCTTCAACTTAGTCTTGGTGTTAGAAATAAAGTTGAATTTCATCAATCAATTAAGTCTCAATATAAACTCACAGCAACTGCAGTCTCTGTGACTGTGTTAAACGTAGTTGAAGGCTCAGTGTTCCGTCCAGGTTCAAAGACATTCGTAGTAACTAGTGAGATGGGACAAAACTATCAATTGGGAGACTTTATAGCTACTGATCTGGACACAGGTCTACCTTCAACCACTGTTAG ATATGAAATGGGAAGTAATCCAGCGGGCCTAATCGCTATTGGCTCAAAAACGGGCAtcattattttgagaaataaagttACTGTTCAACAATATGAAATACTTGGGGGGAAATACGAAGGAACAATTCTATCTATAGATG ATGCTCTTCAAAAAACTTCTACTGGTACAATTATTATTAAACTTGAAAGTGATTCCAGGGAAGATGATGCACGGTCTAATGATAATAATACCAGTACTAGCACAAATGGCCTTACTTCCTCAGATGTTACCATTGATACCAACAAAAACGTTGGCACTGTTAGCGCAAATACTTTTGGTGTAGGTCGCACCACTGCTTTTCGTCCAATAAAACAGGATAATGTATATTTTGGTCCTGCTGGCATTGGACTACTCATCATGGGATTCTTGATCCTAGGAT TGGTCCCACTTTTGTTGATGTTTTGTGACTGTGGAGGTGTCCCTGGTTATAGGGCCAGCTTTAAGCCTGTTACCGAATGTACGGATGGAGCAATGCATTCATGGGCGGTGGAAGGACCGCAGCCCAAACTTGTG GATTTGACCAATATCGGTGCACCACAAATACCACCCAATAATGCAGATACTATTGAGTGCATTGACAACTCag GGGTTTACACAAATGAGTATCATGGCAGAAAAATGCAAGAtcttggaggaggagaaagaacgACAGCATTGGAACTGGTGGATGGAGTTAAAACATCAGGACAACCTAAGATATGTCAAGAATATTCTGGAACATTAAAAAGTTCTGTGAGGGACTGTAGAGAAGGAGGGCTGAATATGAACTTCATGGAAAGTTACTTCTGCCAG AAAGCGTATGCTTATGCAGATGAAGACGAAGCACGCCCATCCAATGACTGTTTGCTCATATATGATATTGAAGGTGTAGGTTCCCCTGCGGGCTCTGTGGGTTGTTGTAGCTTCATTGGAGAAGACTTGGATGACAGCTTTTTGGATACACTGGGGCCTAAATTTAAGAAGTTGGCAGATATCAGCCTGGGAAAAGGAGTGGAACCATATCTAGACCCTGATCCCTCTTGGCCACCTGACAGCACTGAACCGATCTGCCCTCTGCAGGGAACAGAGCCCATTGGTAGTGGACACCCACACACCTCCCCACATTTCGGCACCACCACCATCATTTCTGAGAGTAACTACCCCTCGGGACCTGGGGTACAGCATCCTATTCCTGATCCTCTGGGCTATGGTAATGTCACTTTAACTGAGTCTTACACCACCTTGGGGACTCTGAAGCCCTCTGTCCACGTTCAGGATAACCGACATGCATCAAACGTGGTGGTGACAGAGAGGGTGGTCGGCCCAATCTCTGGTGCCAGTCTGCATGGGATGTTAGAGATGCCTGACTTCAGAGATGGGTCAAATGTTATAATGACAGAAAGGGTAATAACACCTGGTTCAAGCCTGCCCTCCACTTTGACCATCCCCGATCCTAGAGAGTCTTCAAATGTAGTAGTGACAGAAAGAGTAATCCAGCCAACTTCCGGCCTAGTGGGCAATCTGAGTGTGCACCCCAATTTATCAAACACCCACAATGTGGTTGTGACAGAGAAGGTAGTTTCAGGCTCCGGCATGACTGGCATTAGTGGCCCAGCTGGGCTAGGTGGAGGCAGTGGCATAGGCAGCAGTGGCCTGGTGGGCAGTGGTGCTGGCATTGGGCTGAGCAgcctgggagggggcgggggcctgAGTAGCAGCATCGGGGGCACATCCACCATTGGCCACTTGAGGGGCTCCTCTGAGCATCACTTTAGCAATACCCTAGGATCTGCCCCCCCTATCACAGCCCGAAGTCGAATCACAACGTACAGTACAGGACAATATACCAAGTAG